In one window of Kitasatospora sp. MMS16-BH015 DNA:
- a CDS encoding substrate-binding domain-containing protein: MNQEISGLSSMATRPVLADLSEHLRHSCGIPVRFESAGGVEVARRVREGTEADLLVLAAGALAELAEEGLVLTDTARPLWVSQVVAAVPDGAPAPALDSEADLRAALLSATAVAYSTGPSGTALLALITRLGLASTLADRLVQAPPGVPAGSLLSAGRADLAFQQRSELTGLPGVLVLGPLPGDTAIDSVFSAGVLASSGQPGRAREVLDLLGSDAASEIARAKGMRAIGPENL, from the coding sequence GTGAACCAAGAGATCTCCGGCCTGTCCTCGATGGCGACCCGGCCGGTCCTGGCCGACCTCTCCGAGCACCTGCGGCACAGCTGCGGCATCCCGGTGCGCTTCGAGTCGGCGGGCGGCGTCGAGGTGGCCCGGCGGGTGCGCGAGGGCACCGAGGCCGATCTGCTCGTCCTCGCCGCAGGAGCACTGGCCGAACTGGCGGAGGAAGGGCTCGTGCTGACGGACACGGCGCGTCCGCTCTGGGTCTCCCAGGTGGTCGCCGCGGTGCCGGACGGGGCGCCGGCGCCGGCGCTCGACTCGGAAGCCGACCTGCGGGCCGCGCTGCTGTCCGCGACGGCGGTCGCGTACTCCACCGGCCCGAGCGGGACGGCCCTGCTCGCGCTGATCACCCGCCTGGGGCTCGCCTCCACGCTCGCCGATCGGCTCGTCCAGGCGCCGCCGGGGGTGCCCGCCGGCAGCCTGCTCTCCGCCGGCCGGGCCGACCTGGCCTTCCAGCAGCGCAGCGAACTGACCGGTCTGCCGGGCGTCCTCGTCCTCGGCCCGCTGCCGGGCGACACCGCGATCGACTCGGTCTTCAGCGCGGGCGTGCTCGCCTCCTCCGGGCAGCCGGGCCGGGCCCGCGAGGTCCTCGACCTCCTCGGGTCCGACGCTGCCTCGGAGATCGCCCGCGCCAAGGGCATGCGGGCGATCGGCCCGGAGAACCTCTAA
- a CDS encoding MarR family winged helix-turn-helix transcriptional regulator, with amino-acid sequence MNGGGLVTDIAPPSLLYSVKQVELVTRARLDELLKPAGVTALQYTALTVLERRDGMSSAELARNSFVRPQSMSDLVGALERRGLIVRSPDPASRRRHVISLTAEGRTLLADYAPAVGALEEEMLTGFTARERTAFRGYLNRAREALG; translated from the coding sequence ATGAATGGGGGAGGGCTCGTGACGGACATCGCTCCGCCGTCGTTGCTGTACTCGGTGAAGCAGGTCGAGCTGGTCACCCGGGCCCGGCTCGACGAACTGCTCAAGCCCGCGGGTGTCACCGCCCTGCAGTACACCGCCCTGACCGTGCTCGAACGCCGGGACGGCATGTCCTCGGCCGAGCTCGCCCGCAACTCCTTCGTCAGGCCGCAGTCCATGTCCGACCTGGTGGGCGCGCTGGAGCGGCGGGGCCTGATCGTCCGGTCCCCGGACCCGGCCAGCAGGCGCCGCCACGTGATCAGCCTGACGGCGGAGGGCCGCACCCTGCTGGCCGACTACGCCCCGGCCGTCGGGGCGCTGGAGGAGGAGATGCTCACGGGCTTCACGGCCCGCGAGCGCACCGCCTTCCGCGGCTACCTCAACCGCGCCCGCGAGGCACTCGGTTAG
- a CDS encoding crotonase/enoyl-CoA hydratase family protein has product MTTLSIDRRDGVAVLTLRRPAKRNALDDATVLSLEEFFRKPGADVRAVVLDAEGDHFSAGLDLGELTERSTEEALEHSLMWHRVFDTIEGGRVPVVAALKGAVIGGGLELAAAAHIRVAEPSTFYALPEGRRGLFVGGGGSVRIPRLIGAHRMADMMLTGRVLNAAEGQAAGLSQYLTEEGGARARALELAERIAANAPLTNFAVLQVLPRIAEASPAGGLLLESLMSAVAAGSQDAQDRMRAFLDGRAAKVAAAVGSHAANGSPGSHATHGSHASPGKDAR; this is encoded by the coding sequence TTGACCACGCTTTCCATCGACCGCCGCGACGGGGTGGCGGTCCTGACGCTCCGTCGCCCGGCCAAGCGCAACGCCCTCGACGACGCCACCGTGCTGAGCCTCGAGGAGTTCTTCCGGAAGCCGGGCGCCGACGTGCGGGCCGTCGTCCTGGACGCCGAGGGCGATCACTTCTCGGCCGGGCTCGACCTCGGCGAGCTGACCGAGCGGTCCACCGAGGAGGCGCTGGAGCACTCGCTCATGTGGCACCGCGTCTTCGACACCATCGAGGGCGGCCGCGTCCCCGTGGTCGCCGCGCTCAAGGGCGCGGTGATCGGCGGCGGCCTGGAGCTGGCCGCCGCCGCACACATCCGGGTGGCCGAGCCCTCCACCTTCTACGCGCTGCCCGAGGGCCGGCGCGGACTCTTCGTCGGCGGTGGCGGCTCGGTCCGGATCCCCCGGCTGATCGGCGCCCACCGGATGGCCGACATGATGCTCACCGGCCGCGTGCTGAACGCCGCCGAGGGCCAGGCCGCCGGCCTCTCGCAGTACCTGACCGAGGAGGGCGGCGCGCGCGCCCGGGCCCTGGAGCTCGCCGAGCGGATCGCGGCCAACGCCCCGCTGACCAACTTCGCCGTCCTCCAGGTGCTCCCCCGGATCGCCGAGGCCTCCCCCGCCGGCGGCCTGCTGCTCGAATCCCTCATGTCGGCCGTCGCGGCCGGCAGCCAGGACGCCCAGGACCGGATGCGGGCGTTCCTCGACGGCCGCGCCGCCAAGGTCGCCGCAGCAGTCGGCTCGCACGCCGCGAACGGCTCCCCCGGCTCGCACGCCACGCACGGCTCGCACGCCTCGCCCGGAAAGGACGCCCGATGA
- a CDS encoding acetoacetate--CoA ligase, whose translation MSEILSTPGPSVRADSEIGRYLSWLESRRQLSFPDYDSLWQWSVTDLDGFWSSIWEFFEVRPQTPPTAALGRRSMPDTEWFPGAALNYAEHALGREEDLDAVAVLARSQTRAPIELTFGELRDQVARARAGLLRLGVRKGDRVVAYLPNIPETLVAFLATASIGAVWAACAPEFGARSVVDRFAQLEPKVLLTVAGYRYGEREVDRRAEVAEIAARLPTLERVVHIPYGPNALPDALAWPELLAAPAELAFEPVPFDHPLFVLFSSGTTGIPKAIVHRHGGILLEHLKNNALSWDLKPGDRMLWFSTTAWMLWNTLISALLVRASIVMIDGNPVHPDLREQWRIAQETGTTLMGVSPGYLMACRKAGIRPAEEFDLSRLRQLGAAGSPLAADGFRWVAEQFGDQVLLNVGCGGTDVCTGILQGSPLQTVRAGEISGPCLGVAAYAYDGEGRRVVGELGELVITEPMPSMPVGFWGDTDGSRYRAAYFEEYPGVWRHGDWVRFAPEGHCIVAGRSDATLNRGGVRLGTAEFYAVVEDLPEIEDSLVVHLEDPEGGNGELLLFVSGPAELDDALRTKIARALRSALSPRHVPDVIERVPAVPRNRTGKKLEVPVKRILLGAPAESVAGADVLADPRSLDAFLAYAAGRAAGAAHGSAS comes from the coding sequence ATGAGCGAGATCCTCAGCACCCCCGGCCCCTCCGTCCGGGCGGACTCGGAGATCGGCCGCTACCTCAGCTGGCTGGAGTCCCGGCGGCAGCTGAGCTTCCCGGACTACGACAGCCTCTGGCAGTGGTCGGTCACCGATCTGGACGGCTTCTGGTCCTCGATCTGGGAGTTCTTCGAGGTCCGCCCGCAGACCCCGCCCACCGCCGCCCTGGGCCGCCGGTCGATGCCGGACACCGAGTGGTTCCCCGGCGCGGCCCTCAACTACGCCGAGCACGCGCTCGGCCGCGAGGAGGACCTCGACGCCGTCGCGGTGCTCGCCCGCTCCCAGACCCGGGCGCCGATCGAGCTGACCTTCGGCGAGCTCCGCGACCAGGTCGCCCGGGCCCGCGCCGGGCTGCTGCGCCTCGGGGTCCGCAAGGGCGACCGGGTCGTCGCCTACCTGCCGAACATCCCCGAGACGCTGGTGGCCTTCCTCGCCACCGCGAGCATCGGCGCCGTCTGGGCGGCCTGCGCCCCGGAGTTCGGCGCGCGCAGCGTGGTCGACCGGTTCGCCCAGCTCGAACCGAAGGTGCTGCTGACCGTCGCCGGCTACCGCTACGGGGAGCGGGAGGTCGACCGCCGCGCCGAGGTGGCGGAGATCGCCGCCCGGCTGCCCACCCTCGAGCGGGTCGTCCACATCCCCTACGGGCCGAACGCCCTCCCCGACGCGCTGGCCTGGCCGGAGCTGCTGGCCGCACCGGCCGAACTCGCCTTCGAGCCCGTGCCGTTCGACCACCCGCTGTTCGTGCTCTTCTCCTCCGGCACCACCGGCATCCCCAAGGCGATCGTCCACCGGCACGGCGGGATCCTGCTGGAGCACCTGAAGAACAACGCGCTGAGCTGGGACCTCAAGCCCGGCGACCGGATGCTCTGGTTCAGCACGACGGCCTGGATGCTGTGGAACACCCTGATCTCGGCACTGCTCGTCCGCGCCTCGATCGTCATGATCGACGGCAATCCGGTCCACCCCGACCTGCGGGAGCAGTGGCGGATCGCGCAGGAGACCGGGACGACGCTGATGGGCGTGAGCCCCGGCTACCTGATGGCCTGTCGCAAGGCCGGCATCCGGCCCGCCGAGGAGTTCGACCTCTCAAGGCTGCGGCAGCTCGGCGCGGCGGGCAGCCCGCTGGCCGCCGACGGATTCCGCTGGGTGGCCGAGCAGTTCGGCGACCAGGTGCTGCTCAACGTCGGCTGCGGCGGCACCGACGTCTGCACCGGCATCCTCCAGGGCAGCCCGCTCCAGACCGTGCGGGCCGGAGAGATCTCCGGCCCCTGTCTCGGGGTCGCCGCCTACGCCTACGACGGCGAGGGCCGCCGGGTCGTCGGCGAGCTGGGCGAGCTGGTGATCACCGAGCCGATGCCCTCGATGCCGGTCGGCTTCTGGGGCGACACCGACGGTTCGCGCTACCGGGCCGCGTACTTCGAGGAGTACCCGGGCGTCTGGCGCCACGGCGACTGGGTCCGGTTCGCGCCCGAGGGCCACTGCATCGTCGCCGGCCGCTCCGACGCCACCCTCAACCGGGGCGGGGTCCGGCTCGGCACCGCCGAGTTCTACGCCGTGGTCGAGGACCTGCCCGAGATCGAGGACAGCCTCGTCGTCCACCTGGAGGACCCCGAGGGCGGCAACGGGGAGCTGCTGCTCTTCGTCTCCGGCCCCGCGGAGCTGGACGACGCCCTCCGGACGAAGATCGCCCGCGCGCTGCGCTCGGCGCTGTCGCCGCGGCACGTCCCGGACGTGATCGAGCGGGTGCCGGCCGTCCCGCGCAACCGCACCGGCAAGAAGCTGGAGGTGCCGGTCAAGCGGATCCTGCTCGGCGCGCCGGCCGAGTCCGTGGCCGGCGCCGACGTCCTGGCCGACCCGCGCTCCCTCGACGCCTTCCTCGCGTACGCCGCCGGACGGGCCGCCGGTGCCGCGCACGGGAGCGCGTCGTGA
- a CDS encoding 3-hydroxyacyl-CoA dehydrogenase NAD-binding domain-containing protein: MKVAVVGTGVIGASWTTLFLLHGHEVVASDPAPGAEQRLRAAVAADQRRLSFTSDLAEAVAGADFVQENGPERPHLKDELFAVLDAAAPPGTVLASSSSGLLPSRIQQACAAHPERVLVGHPFNPPHLIPLVEVVPGERTDEAAVEAAMAFYRSLGRRPIRLRQEIPGHVANRLQAALWREAYSLIERGAASVADIDAAIAHGPGLRWALLGPFLNQHLSGGPGGITHVLEHLGPPMEEWWADLGTPRLTPELTRAIASGVAEELAGTAEADLLAERDALLSLLLDAKNRTDHL, translated from the coding sequence GTGAAGGTCGCCGTTGTCGGCACCGGGGTCATCGGGGCCTCCTGGACCACGCTCTTCCTGCTGCACGGGCACGAGGTGGTCGCCAGTGATCCCGCGCCCGGCGCGGAACAGCGGCTCCGAGCCGCCGTCGCCGCCGACCAGCGCCGGCTGTCGTTCACCTCCGACCTCGCCGAGGCCGTCGCGGGCGCCGACTTCGTCCAGGAGAACGGCCCGGAGCGTCCCCACCTGAAGGACGAGCTCTTCGCCGTCCTCGACGCCGCCGCCCCGCCGGGGACGGTCCTGGCGAGCAGCTCCTCCGGGCTGCTGCCCTCGCGGATCCAGCAGGCCTGCGCGGCCCATCCCGAACGGGTCCTGGTGGGGCACCCGTTCAACCCGCCCCACCTGATCCCGCTGGTCGAGGTCGTCCCGGGCGAGCGGACCGACGAGGCCGCCGTCGAGGCGGCCATGGCCTTCTACCGCAGCCTGGGCCGCCGCCCGATCCGGCTGCGCCAGGAGATCCCCGGCCACGTCGCGAACCGGCTCCAGGCCGCACTCTGGCGGGAGGCCTACTCCCTGATCGAGCGCGGCGCGGCGAGCGTCGCCGACATCGACGCGGCCATCGCCCACGGCCCCGGCCTGCGCTGGGCGCTGCTCGGGCCCTTCCTCAACCAGCACCTCTCCGGCGGCCCGGGCGGCATCACGCACGTCCTGGAGCACCTCGGCCCGCCCATGGAGGAGTGGTGGGCCGACCTCGGCACCCCGCGCCTCACCCCCGAGCTGACCCGAGCGATTGCCTCAGGCGTCGCCGAGGAGCTGGCCGGCACCGCCGAGGCCGACCTCCTCGCCGAACGCGACGCCCTCCTCTCCCTCCTCCTCGACGCCAAGAACCGGACCGACCACCTGTGA
- a CDS encoding amidohydrolase family protein, with protein sequence MTPADSIAIDFHVHVEQDAHGHLALDAELMDASAAYFKSGQDRTPTVEQLAAYYRERRMAAVIFTVDATTGLGHPALSSEEIAAAAAAHPDVLIPFGSVDPHRPDAVARARSLVLDHGVRGFKFHPSLQAFAPNAREHYPLYEAIQDLGVPALFHTGQTGIGAGLPGGRGIKLRWSDPMLLDDVAADFPALTIVLAHPSVPWQDEAISVATHKSNVYIDLSGWSPKYFPPQLVKAAGSFLRHKVLFGSDFPVITPDRWLADFESLPLNPEVHPLILKQNAARILGL encoded by the coding sequence ATGACCCCCGCCGATTCGATCGCCATCGACTTCCACGTCCACGTGGAGCAGGACGCCCACGGCCACCTAGCGCTCGACGCGGAGCTGATGGACGCCTCGGCCGCCTACTTCAAGTCCGGCCAGGACCGCACCCCGACCGTGGAGCAGCTGGCCGCCTACTACCGCGAGCGCCGGATGGCCGCCGTGATCTTCACGGTGGACGCCACCACGGGCCTGGGCCATCCCGCCCTCTCCAGCGAGGAGATCGCCGCCGCGGCGGCCGCCCACCCCGACGTCCTCATCCCCTTCGGCTCGGTCGACCCGCACCGCCCGGACGCCGTCGCCCGGGCCCGCTCGCTCGTCCTCGACCACGGCGTCCGGGGCTTCAAGTTCCACCCCAGCCTCCAGGCGTTCGCCCCGAACGCCCGCGAGCACTACCCCCTCTACGAGGCGATCCAAGACCTCGGCGTCCCCGCCCTCTTCCACACCGGCCAGACCGGCATAGGCGCCGGCCTGCCCGGCGGCCGCGGCATCAAGCTGCGCTGGTCCGACCCCATGCTCCTCGACGACGTCGCCGCCGACTTCCCCGCCCTGACCATCGTCCTGGCGCACCCCTCCGTCCCCTGGCAGGACGAGGCGATCTCCGTCGCCACCCACAAGTCCAACGTCTACATCGACCTCTCCGGCTGGTCCCCCAAGTACTTCCCGCCCCAACTCGTCAAGGCCGCCGGCTCCTTCCTCCGCCACAAGGTCCTCTTCGGCTCCGACTTCCCCGTCATCACCCCCGACCGCTGGCTGGCCGACTTCGAATCCCTCCCCCTCAACCCTGAGGTCCACCCCCTGATCCTCAAGCAGAACGCCGCCCGCATCCTCGGCCTCTGA
- a CDS encoding SMI1/KNR4 family protein codes for MDPRIPRLRRKLAAIPSQPLRSHSFGEEQHKFRLGPKVAEARVAAFEAEHEIVLPGAYRQFLTRIGGSGAAPFYGVMPLERCSLLVMNPRGEPGEPRGFDGAEPGAHERDLFLHIVEMGCADVCVIAVTGPLTGRVLIGNSDGYWGPDVSSAADFLDWYERWLDHMRAGRDDRALELTSPRLRAHPNRHPTAPRI; via the coding sequence ATGGATCCCCGCATACCCCGCCTGCGCCGCAAGCTGGCCGCGATCCCGTCCCAACCACTGCGCAGCCATTCCTTCGGGGAGGAGCAGCACAAATTCCGCCTCGGTCCGAAGGTGGCGGAAGCGCGTGTGGCTGCATTCGAGGCCGAACACGAGATCGTCCTGCCCGGCGCCTACCGACAGTTCCTCACGCGCATCGGCGGCTCAGGCGCTGCACCGTTCTACGGCGTCATGCCGCTGGAGCGCTGCTCCCTGCTGGTCATGAATCCGCGAGGAGAACCGGGGGAACCTCGCGGATTCGATGGTGCAGAACCCGGGGCGCACGAACGCGACCTCTTCCTCCACATCGTCGAAATGGGTTGCGCCGACGTGTGTGTCATCGCGGTGACTGGCCCCCTCACCGGTCGTGTCCTCATCGGTAACAGCGACGGATACTGGGGCCCTGACGTCTCCTCCGCCGCTGATTTCCTCGACTGGTACGAACGCTGGCTCGATCACATGAGGGCCGGACGCGACGACCGAGCCCTGGAACTCACCTCACCTCGGCTCCGTGCTCATCCGAACCGCCATCCCACGGCCCCGAGGATCTGA
- a CDS encoding barstar family protein, which produces MGNVTRTQRQGSGGQRYALTSEQNDADFWGFAHEAEGFFTPLPDDEGPRRVHLVGCCLQGGLLKSAGQIGNRRALAGNAMLDLLDGNGATMGSYFVGGVTVVDTKPSTRGAGLVDLTVTLWCDDAMAGADRVWDLIRNGHLSRVGLWHEIGPEDRQAWLSVALWSREYRRRGKSDRPSGQVYTLDGRRIVDQDSFYCALGEAINGPGGYFGWNLDALIDCLRGGWGASTPFTLRWDYSAEARARLTERLPTGDGGVALFDVILEIFDQGNVSVVLR; this is translated from the coding sequence ATGGGGAACGTGACGCGAACGCAGCGGCAGGGAAGCGGGGGACAGCGGTACGCGCTGACCTCGGAACAGAACGACGCCGACTTCTGGGGTTTCGCCCACGAGGCCGAGGGGTTCTTCACTCCGTTGCCGGACGACGAGGGGCCGCGCCGAGTGCACCTCGTGGGCTGTTGCCTGCAGGGCGGCCTGCTGAAGAGTGCCGGCCAGATCGGTAACCGGAGGGCCTTGGCCGGGAACGCCATGCTCGATCTCCTCGACGGCAACGGCGCCACCATGGGGTCCTACTTCGTAGGAGGGGTCACTGTTGTCGACACCAAGCCGTCCACCCGCGGAGCGGGCCTCGTAGACCTCACGGTGACGCTGTGGTGTGACGACGCCATGGCCGGTGCAGACAGGGTGTGGGACCTGATCCGCAACGGTCACCTGAGCCGGGTCGGCTTGTGGCATGAAATCGGTCCCGAGGACAGACAAGCGTGGCTGTCGGTGGCCCTCTGGTCCCGGGAGTACCGGCGCCGGGGGAAGTCCGATCGTCCCTCCGGGCAGGTGTACACGCTGGACGGTCGGCGCATCGTCGACCAGGACAGCTTCTACTGTGCGCTCGGCGAAGCCATCAATGGGCCCGGCGGATACTTCGGTTGGAACCTTGACGCCCTGATCGACTGCTTGCGGGGCGGTTGGGGCGCCAGCACTCCGTTCACTCTCCGCTGGGACTACTCGGCTGAGGCCAGAGCCCGGTTGACGGAGCGATTGCCCACCGGAGACGGCGGCGTGGCCTTGTTCGACGTGATTCTCGAGATCTTCGACCAGGGGAACGTCAGCGTCGTCCTCCGATAG
- a CDS encoding CdaR family transcriptional regulator — protein MSWPPPSPRVRELIRRGAEIALNPTADWLAELDTATLAGEARRQIAADPVLAAGARRTNHSNLLFWAASNVRAPGEPVPANDTEASLAVARDIVRRGLDESALDAYRVGESVAVRMWTQIACTLTDDPQELAELLDVSLRSIAAFVDGTLTAISARMRAERAELTHGTHAERRETVALLLEGAPITQERAESRLGYRLQPVHTAAILWTDAPEADLGRLDRAAYALAEAAGEPSPLSVIAGAATRWLWMHGRPEADRARAALDQLPEVRVAVGSTGPGLDGFRRSHLDALTTQQMLARLTSPTRLAFHHEVELVALLTADPERADRFLRRTLGELETAPPEVTEALRVFITEQCNATRAAARLFTHRNTLLRRLARAEQLLPRPLAHHTIEVGTALQILQWRGRP, from the coding sequence ATGTCGTGGCCGCCACCCTCGCCCCGGGTGCGGGAGCTGATCCGCCGGGGTGCCGAGATCGCGCTCAACCCCACGGCCGACTGGCTCGCCGAGCTGGACACGGCCACCCTGGCCGGCGAGGCCAGGCGGCAGATCGCCGCCGATCCGGTGCTGGCCGCCGGCGCGCGCCGCACCAACCACTCCAACCTGCTGTTCTGGGCGGCCTCCAACGTCCGCGCGCCCGGTGAGCCGGTCCCGGCCAACGATACGGAGGCCTCGCTGGCCGTCGCCCGGGACATCGTCCGGCGCGGCCTGGACGAGTCCGCCCTCGACGCCTACCGGGTCGGCGAGAGCGTCGCCGTACGGATGTGGACGCAGATCGCCTGCACGCTCACCGACGATCCGCAGGAGCTGGCCGAACTCCTCGACGTCTCCCTGCGCTCCATCGCCGCCTTCGTGGACGGCACCCTGACCGCGATCTCGGCCCGGATGCGGGCCGAGCGGGCCGAGCTCACCCATGGCACCCACGCCGAACGCCGCGAGACCGTCGCCCTGCTGCTGGAGGGCGCGCCGATCACCCAGGAGCGCGCCGAGAGCCGGCTCGGCTACCGGCTGCAGCCGGTGCACACCGCCGCGATCCTCTGGACCGACGCCCCCGAGGCCGACCTCGGTCGGCTCGACCGGGCCGCCTACGCGCTGGCCGAGGCCGCCGGTGAGCCGAGCCCGTTGAGCGTCATCGCCGGCGCCGCCACCCGCTGGCTCTGGATGCACGGCCGGCCCGAGGCCGATCGGGCGCGCGCCGCACTGGACCAGCTGCCCGAGGTCCGGGTCGCGGTCGGCTCCACCGGGCCGGGCCTGGACGGCTTCCGCCGCAGCCACCTCGACGCCCTGACCACCCAGCAGATGCTCGCCCGCCTCACCTCACCCACCCGCCTGGCCTTCCACCACGAGGTGGAGCTCGTCGCCCTGCTCACCGCCGACCCCGAACGCGCCGACCGGTTCCTCCGCCGCACCCTCGGTGAGCTGGAGACCGCGCCGCCCGAGGTCACCGAGGCGCTGCGCGTCTTCATCACCGAGCAGTGCAACGCCACCAGGGCCGCCGCCCGGCTCTTCACCCACCGCAACACCCTCCTCCGCCGCCTGGCCCGCGCCGAACAACTCCTCCCACGCCCCCTCGCCCACCACACCATCGAGGTCGGCACCGCCCTCCAGATCCTCCAATGGCGCGGCCGCCCCTGA
- a CDS encoding NAD(P)/FAD-dependent oxidoreductase yields the protein MSSSPADSATPATPDGSDAEHLDVLIVGAGISGIGAARYLKAELPGRSFAILEGREASGGTWDLFRYPGVRSDSDLHTLGYAFKPWRDRHAIADAPRILSYLRETATENGLDPHIRYRHRVLGASWSSDEARWTVEVERTDTGSRTTLTCGWLFSAGGYYRYDEGFTPRFEGREEFRGTIVHPQHWPEQLDYAGRRVVVIGSGATAVTLVPAMARTTAHVTMLQRTPTYVVPVPRSDLLANTLKTFLGQERGYALTRRKNIAQQRLVWRFCRKYPQAARRLIRWVNSRQLPPGYPVDLHFNPPYDPWDQRLCAVPDGDLFRAIREGRASVVTDRIARFTEQGLLLESGRELAADVVVTATGLNVQAFGGIRLTVDGREVRLPDTVAYKGMMLSGVPNFAFAIGYTNSSWTLKVGLLCEHFCRLLAHLDAHGYDTCRPQPADPGMPTRPFLDFGAGYVRRAVDSLPRQGDRKPWLTSTDYREDLELLRSGGVVDPELRFSRSTDRTRVTA from the coding sequence GTGTCCTCCTCCCCCGCCGACTCCGCCACCCCCGCGACCCCCGACGGCTCCGACGCCGAACACCTCGATGTCCTGATCGTCGGCGCCGGGATATCCGGCATCGGTGCCGCGCGGTACCTGAAGGCCGAGCTGCCCGGACGGAGCTTCGCGATCCTCGAAGGCCGCGAGGCCTCCGGCGGGACCTGGGACCTGTTCCGCTACCCGGGCGTGCGCTCCGACTCGGACCTGCACACCCTGGGCTACGCGTTCAAGCCGTGGCGCGACCGGCATGCCATCGCCGACGCGCCGCGGATCCTGTCCTACCTGCGGGAGACGGCCACCGAGAACGGTCTGGACCCGCACATCCGCTACCGCCACCGGGTGCTCGGTGCGTCCTGGTCGAGCGACGAGGCGCGGTGGACGGTCGAGGTCGAGCGCACCGACACCGGCAGCCGCACCACGCTGACCTGCGGCTGGCTGTTCAGCGCGGGCGGCTACTACCGCTACGACGAGGGCTTCACGCCCCGGTTCGAGGGCCGCGAGGAGTTCCGGGGCACGATCGTGCACCCCCAGCACTGGCCGGAGCAGCTCGACTACGCCGGCCGGCGCGTGGTGGTGATCGGCAGCGGGGCGACCGCCGTCACCCTCGTGCCGGCGATGGCCCGCACCACCGCGCACGTCACCATGCTGCAGCGCACGCCGACCTACGTCGTGCCGGTGCCGCGCTCCGACCTGCTCGCCAACACGCTGAAGACCTTCCTCGGCCAGGAGCGCGGCTACGCGCTGACGCGGCGCAAGAACATCGCCCAGCAGCGCCTGGTCTGGCGCTTCTGCCGGAAGTACCCGCAGGCGGCCCGGCGCCTGATCCGCTGGGTCAACTCCCGGCAGCTGCCGCCCGGTTATCCCGTCGACCTGCACTTCAACCCCCCGTACGACCCGTGGGACCAGCGGCTCTGCGCCGTCCCCGACGGCGACCTGTTCCGGGCGATCCGCGAGGGCCGGGCCTCGGTGGTCACCGACCGGATCGCCCGGTTCACCGAGCAGGGCCTCCTGCTCGAATCCGGCCGGGAGCTGGCAGCGGACGTCGTCGTCACCGCCACCGGGCTCAACGTGCAGGCCTTCGGGGGCATCCGGCTCACCGTCGACGGCCGTGAGGTGCGACTGCCGGACACCGTCGCCTACAAGGGCATGATGCTCTCCGGCGTGCCGAACTTCGCCTTCGCGATCGGCTACACCAACTCCTCCTGGACGCTGAAGGTCGGCCTGCTCTGCGAGCACTTCTGCCGGCTGCTGGCCCACCTGGACGCCCACGGGTACGACACCTGCCGGCCGCAGCCGGCCGACCCCGGCATGCCGACCCGTCCGTTCCTGGACTTCGGCGCCGGCTACGTCCGGCGGGCCGTCGACTCGCTGCCCCGCCAGGGCGACCGGAAGCCGTGGCTGACCTCGACGGACTACCGCGAGGACCTCGAGCTGCTCCGCTCCGGCGGGGTCGTCGACCCCGAACTGCGCTTCTCCCGGTCCACCGACCGGACCCGGGTGACGGCCTGA
- a CDS encoding maleylpyruvate isomerase family mycothiol-dependent enzyme: MTESFEYATLLQLIDERSAAFRSAVAAAPGVDAPVPSCPEWTVFDLVQHLGTGQRWWATIVTTGAAEAPPAKDPSVAPRELEALLAWFEESNELLLSALREAGPERECWTWWASGVSPANSRGVARRRVHELLVHTYDAQLAADAVQPMPTEVALDGVAEFLDTCNSTPVAWPHEPATIQYNATEGRSWRLALDGTGAWPVPVPADGAPASVAGTATAEELLLFVWGRRTVHDLKVDGNPEVFEQIIAWDPEA; encoded by the coding sequence GTGACTGAGAGCTTCGAGTACGCCACCCTGCTGCAGCTGATCGACGAGCGGTCCGCCGCGTTCCGGAGCGCGGTGGCCGCCGCGCCCGGCGTCGACGCGCCGGTGCCCTCCTGCCCCGAGTGGACGGTGTTCGACCTGGTGCAGCACCTGGGGACGGGCCAGCGCTGGTGGGCCACCATCGTCACCACCGGCGCGGCCGAGGCTCCGCCGGCCAAGGACCCCTCGGTGGCGCCGCGCGAGCTCGAGGCGCTGCTGGCCTGGTTCGAGGAGTCGAACGAGCTGCTGCTGAGCGCGCTGCGCGAGGCCGGCCCGGAGCGCGAATGCTGGACCTGGTGGGCCTCCGGCGTGTCGCCGGCCAACTCCCGGGGAGTGGCCCGGCGCCGGGTGCACGAGCTGCTGGTGCACACCTACGACGCCCAGCTCGCCGCCGACGCCGTGCAGCCGATGCCGACGGAGGTCGCGCTCGACGGCGTGGCCGAGTTCCTCGACACCTGCAACTCCACCCCGGTGGCGTGGCCGCATGAGCCCGCCACCATCCAGTACAACGCCACCGAGGGCCGCTCCTGGCGCCTCGCCCTGGACGGCACCGGCGCCTGGCCCGTACCCGTCCCGGCGGACGGTGCGCCCGCCTCCGTCGCGGGCACGGCCACGGCCGAGGAGCTGCTCCTCTTCGTCTGGGGCCGCCGCACGGTGCACGACCTGAAGGTGGACGGCAACCCGGAGGTCTTCGAGCAGATCATCGCCTGGGACCCCGAGGCGTAG